From Seriola aureovittata isolate HTS-2021-v1 ecotype China chromosome 16, ASM2101889v1, whole genome shotgun sequence, one genomic window encodes:
- the marcksl1b gene encoding MARCKS-related protein 1-B gives MGSQSSKGEVAAEANAAAADAAAVKTNGQENGHVKTNGDVSTKPDGDAAATNGSAEAAKESEAGAGGDAIEPAPAADGDAAKPEGEAAAKETPKKKKKKFSLKKSFNFKLNLKKSKKSEAVKEEAPAATPSEEKPAENGDAAPAEEKKEEEVKEEAAAAAEAPKAEEAPAKEEAPKEEAKEAAAPAPEATKPTEESSSTPAPSEKKE, from the exons ATGGGATCCCAGTCATCTAAGGGAGAGGTGGCCGCCGAGGCAAACGCTGCCGCcgctgatgctgcagctgtcaAAACCAACGGACAG GAGAATGGACATGTGAAAACCAATGGCGATGTCTCTACAAAGCCTGATGGGGATGCTGCCGCCACCAATGGCTCAGCCGAGGCAGCCAAGGAGTCTGAAGCCGGTGCAGGAGGCGACGCTATTGAGCCGGCACCTGCTGCAGATGGAGATGCTGCCAAACCTGAGGGTGAGGCTGCAGCTAAGGAGACccccaagaagaagaagaagaagttctCCCTGAAGAAGTCCTTCAACTTCAAACTGAATCTGAAGAAGAGCAAGAAAAGTGAGGCTGTCAAAGAGGAAGCGCCTGCCGCCACCCCCTCTGAGGAGAAGCCCGCTGAGAATGGAGATGCCGCTCccgcagaggagaagaaggaggaggaggtgaaagaggaggcTGCCGCTGCAGCCGAGGCCCCGAAGGCAGAGGAGGCTCCAGCTAAAGAGGAGGCCCCCAAGGAGGAGGCCAAGGAGGCAGCTGCTCCGGCCCCTGAGGCCACAAAACCAACAGAGGAGAGCAGCTCGACCCCCGCTCCCTCTGAAAAGAAAGAGTGA
- the hdac1 gene encoding histone deacetylase 1 translates to MALSQGTKKKVCYYYDGDVGNYYYGQGHPMKPHRIRMTHNLLLNYGLYRKMEIYRPHKASGEEMTKYHSDDYIKFLRSIRPDNMSEYSKQMQRFNVGEDCPVFDGLFEFCQLSTGGSVAGAVKLNKQQTDIAINWAGGLHHAKKSEASGFCYVNDIVLAILELLKYHQRVLYIDIDIHHGDGVEEAFYTTDRVMTVSFHKYGEYFPGTGDLRDIGAGKGKYYAVNYPLRDGIDDESYEAIFKPIMAKVMEMYQPSAVVLQCGADSLSGDRLGCFNLTIKGHAKCVEYIKSFNLPLLMLGGGGYTIRNVARCWTYETAVALDCSIPNELPYNDYFEYFGPDFKLHISPSNMTNQNTNEYLEKIKQRLFENLRMLPHAPGVQMQAIPEDAPHPDSGDEDEEDPDKRVSIRAHDKRIACEEEFSDSEDEAEGQGGGRRNAANHKKAKRVKKEEEKEGEEKKEVKEEEKEEEKMDTSGPKEEVKTT, encoded by the exons ATGGCGCTGTCTcaaggaacaaagaaaaaagtttgcTATTACTATGACG GTGATGTGGGAAACTATTACTATGGCCAGGGCCATCCCATGAAACCCCACAGGATCCGCATGACACACAACCTCCTCCTCAATTATGGACTGTATAGGAAAATGGAGATCTAT AGACCACACAAAGCCAGTGGTGAGGAGATGACAAAATACCACAGTGACGACTACATTAAGTTCCTGAGGTCCATCCGACCAGACAACATGTCTGAGTACAGCAAACAGATGCAGAGAT TCAATGTCGGAGAGGACTGTCCAGTGTTTGATGGTCTGTTTGAGTTTTGCCAGCTCTCGACAGGTGGCTCTGTCG CTGGAGCAGTGAAGCTGAACAAGCAGCAGACAGATATCGCCATCAACTGGGCCGGTGGACTCCACCACGCCAAGAAGTCTGAGGCCTCCGGTTTCTGCTACGTCAATGACATTGTCCTGGCCATCCTCGAGCTGCTCAA GTACCACCAGAGGGTGTTATACATAGACATTGACATCCACCACGGTGATGGAGTGGAGGAGGCCTTTTACACCACAGACAGGGTCATGACTGTCTCTTTCCACAAGTATGGGGAGTACTTCCCTGGCACTGGAGACCTGAGA GACATCGGAGCTGGAAAGGGCAAGTACTACGCAGTAAACTACCCACTTAGAGACGGCATTGATGATGAGTCCTATGAAGCCATCTTCAAACcg atcaTGGCTAAAGTAATGGAGATGTATCAGCCAAGTGCTGTGGTACTGCAGTGTGGAGCTGATTCTCTTTCTGGAGACAGACTGGGCTGCTTCAATCTCACCATCAAAG GCCATGCCAAATGTGTTGAGTACATCAAAAGTTTCAACCTGCCTCTGCTGATGCTGGGCGGTGGTGGCTACACCATTCGTAATGTGGCCCGCTGCTGGACTTACGAAACAGCTGTCGCCTTGGACTGCTCCATCCCCAACGAGCTGCCGTACAATGATTACTTTGAATACTTTGGGCCTGACTTCAAGCTGCACATCAGCCCGTCCAACATGACCAACCAGAACACCAACGAGTACCTGGAGAAGATCAAGCAGCGTCTGTTTGAAAACCTCCGCATGCTGCCTCACGCCCCTGGTGTCCAGATGCAGGCTATCCCAGAGGATGCCCCCCACCCAGACAGCGGGgacgaggatgaggaggacCCCGACAAGCGCGTCTCTA tccgGGCCCACGACAAGAGGATAGCCTGTGAGGAGGAGTTCTCTGACTCTGAGGACGAAGCTGAGGGGCAGGGAGGAGGCCGCAGGAACGCAGCCAACCACAAGAAGGCAAAACGagtgaagaaggaggaagagaaggaaggagaggaaaagaaag aagtgaaagaggaagaaaaggaggaagagaagatggACACGTCAGG ACCAAAAGAAGAGGTGAAGACAACTTGA